In Deinococcus psychrotolerans, a genomic segment contains:
- a CDS encoding DUF4384 domain-containing protein, with translation MKKLLVLPAALLLSSAMAAPKISAQSIIVNPVQPDLSVSVWTDKNPDGTQIPNYKIDEKITLNVRSSQDAYVYLFNVDGTGKVDQLLPNRYANGANFVKANVVKTFPAAGDQFTFDIAGPVGLNKVLVLASKTELNLGDLSKFSSQQDSFADVNAKGQQQLAQALSIVVSPIPQNSWVSDTAFYNVASQQQSQTGNVFVGTNVSGAVVYLNGQRLGDANQTFSAIRPGSYPLKITAPGYRDYSATITVRANATTNVNVEFNTVVTPAPPVSNTAAVNIRSSVNGALIFVDGRQVGTIQNGGLDLNLPRGGHEIVLIAPGYNTFVNNYNVSQGGTITITPKR, from the coding sequence ATGAAAAAACTACTCGTATTGCCCGCCGCGCTGCTGCTCAGCAGCGCCATGGCGGCCCCCAAGATCAGCGCCCAGAGCATTATCGTCAACCCGGTTCAGCCTGACCTCAGCGTCTCGGTGTGGACGGACAAGAACCCCGACGGCACCCAAATCCCCAACTACAAAATCGACGAGAAGATCACCCTCAACGTCCGCTCCAGCCAGGACGCCTACGTTTACCTGTTTAACGTGGACGGCACCGGCAAGGTCGATCAGCTTCTCCCCAACCGCTATGCCAACGGCGCGAACTTCGTCAAGGCCAACGTCGTCAAGACCTTCCCTGCAGCGGGCGATCAGTTTACCTTTGACATCGCCGGCCCGGTGGGCCTGAACAAAGTGCTGGTGCTGGCCAGCAAAACCGAACTCAACCTCGGCGACCTCAGCAAGTTCTCCAGCCAGCAGGACTCGTTTGCCGACGTGAATGCCAAAGGCCAGCAGCAGCTCGCTCAGGCGCTCAGCATCGTGGTCAGCCCGATCCCACAAAACAGCTGGGTCAGCGACACCGCGTTTTACAACGTCGCCTCGCAGCAGCAAAGCCAAACCGGCAACGTCTTTGTCGGCACCAACGTCTCCGGCGCGGTCGTCTACCTGAATGGTCAGCGTCTCGGTGACGCCAACCAGACCTTCAGCGCCATTCGCCCCGGCAGCTACCCGCTGAAGATCACCGCCCCCGGCTACCGCGATTACAGCGCCACCATCACGGTACGCGCCAACGCCACCACCAACGTCAACGTGGAATTCAACACCGTGGTGACGCCCGCCCCGCCCGTGAGCAACACTGCGGCGGTCAATATCCGCAGCAGCGTCAACGGCGCACTGATCTTCGTGGACGGACGCCAGGTCGGCACCATCCAAAACGGTGGCCTCGATCTCAACTTGCCGCGCGGTGGACACGAAATCGTGCTGATCGCTCCGGGTTACAACACTTTCGTCAACAAC
- a CDS encoding winged helix-turn-helix domain-containing protein, translating into MSHVVVIEDESTVQGVLKFHLERAGLRVSAFGTVEDALPSLTAADALVLDWMLPGESGLSFLRRLRADQELKKLPVLMLTARAAEAERIEGLETGADDYLTKPFSAAELVARVRALLRRTQAEVPQVIALGPLSIDVPAAEAKKDGAALNLTRREFDLLTFLALNAGRVYSRTELLDRVWGADFLGGERTVDQHITQLRAHLGDDPASPKFLETVRGKGYRMRTWNP; encoded by the coding sequence GTGAGCCATGTGGTGGTCATTGAAGACGAGAGCACCGTTCAGGGCGTGCTGAAATTTCACTTGGAGCGGGCCGGACTGCGGGTATCGGCGTTTGGCACCGTGGAAGACGCCCTGCCTAGCCTTACTGCCGCCGACGCCCTGGTGCTCGATTGGATGTTGCCCGGCGAGAGCGGCCTGAGTTTTTTGCGGCGGCTGCGTGCGGATCAGGAACTCAAAAAGTTGCCGGTGCTGATGCTCACCGCCCGCGCCGCCGAGGCCGAGCGAATCGAGGGCCTGGAGACGGGAGCCGACGATTACCTCACCAAGCCGTTCTCGGCCGCCGAGTTGGTGGCGCGGGTGCGGGCGCTGCTGCGGCGCACCCAGGCCGAGGTGCCGCAGGTCATCGCGCTGGGGCCGCTGAGCATTGACGTGCCCGCCGCCGAAGCCAAGAAAGACGGCGCAGCGCTCAATCTGACCCGCCGCGAGTTCGACCTGCTGACTTTTTTGGCGCTCAACGCCGGGCGGGTCTACTCGCGCACCGAGCTGCTCGATAGGGTCTGGGGCGCGGACTTTTTGGGCGGTGAGCGCACGGTGGATCAGCACATCACCCAACTGCGGGCCCACCTCGGCGACGATCCGGCCAGCCCCAAGTTTCTGGAAACGGTGCGCGGCAAAGGCTACCGAATGCGAACGTGGAATCCTTAA
- a CDS encoding MBL fold metallo-hydrolase — protein sequence MTSSSNNGPLPAQHGQFRVASLPTGPLQENAVLVWDAASAEGFLIDPGDEASKILAWVMRHGVKVRAILLTHAHFDHIGAVQPLREALNVPVWLHEADLPIYRAGAQSAERWNLPFVQPADPEHFMEQGQVFKAGKLELIARELPGHAPGHVVLLGEGLAIVGDTLFQGGIGRTDLPGGSHPQLMQGIKAELLSLPEGTAIYPGHGGSSSIGAEKASNPFLL from the coding sequence ATGACCAGCAGCAGCAACAACGGCCCCCTTCCCGCTCAGCACGGCCAGTTCCGGGTCGCCAGCTTACCCACCGGCCCCCTTCAGGAAAACGCCGTTCTGGTGTGGGACGCGGCCAGCGCCGAGGGCTTTTTGATCGATCCGGGCGATGAGGCCAGCAAAATTTTGGCGTGGGTGATGCGTCACGGCGTCAAGGTGCGGGCTATTTTGCTGACCCACGCGCACTTCGACCACATCGGGGCGGTGCAGCCGCTCAGGGAAGCGCTGAATGTGCCGGTGTGGCTGCATGAAGCCGACTTGCCGATTTACCGCGCCGGAGCGCAGAGCGCAGAGCGCTGGAATCTGCCGTTCGTGCAGCCCGCCGACCCCGAACACTTCATGGAGCAGGGGCAGGTCTTTAAGGCGGGCAAACTCGAACTGATTGCCCGCGAGCTGCCGGGCCACGCGCCGGGGCATGTGGTGCTGCTGGGCGAGGGGCTGGCCATCGTGGGCGACACGCTGTTTCAGGGCGGCATCGGGCGCACCGATTTGCCGGGCGGCAGCCACCCCCAACTGATGCAGGGCATCAAAGCAGAGCTGCTCAGCTTGCCGGAGGGCACCGCCATTTATCCGGGTCACGGCGGCAGCAGCAGCATCGGAGCCGAGAAAGCCAGCAATCCGTTTTTGCTGTAG
- a CDS encoding DEAD/DEAH box helicase has translation MTVLDAPRPTTDAATPSTTASFTFQEMQLPAPLREAIDALKYTVPTEIQGLALPPARMGKDVLGTAATGSGKTVAFLLPVIERLLTQRARGTRALVLAPTRELAAQIEEVARFLIANTHLKVVSIFGGVSQGPQQKALRAGTDIVIATPGRLLDHIGQGNINFSALEVLVLDEADRMLDLGFLPDIRRVLRVLPDKRQTLLFSATMPDSILKLAGEFQHHPVRVGVKHQGRTNDKIAEALFPVHGELKSKLLIGLLADAEVNMDSVLVFTRTKHRANRLAEQLVNAGISAERIHGNRSQNARTEALSGFKSGKYRVLVATDIAARGIDIDSLGHVVNFDVPVAAEDYVHRAGRTARAGKTGTAFTLVSPQEEDEIRSIERFTKRTLTRRNLEGFDYHAKVEAKLEQPRPAQGGRGRGQGQRSSGGQTQARSGGAGSQGGQGGGGQRQSRPADSRNAAPRNDAGRSDVGGGRVGPQPARRRR, from the coding sequence ATGACTGTTTTAGACGCGCCCCGCCCCACCACTGACGCCGCTACACCCAGCACCACCGCTTCCTTTACCTTTCAGGAGATGCAGCTGCCCGCGCCGCTGCGCGAGGCCATCGACGCGCTGAAGTACACCGTCCCGACCGAGATTCAGGGTTTGGCTCTGCCGCCCGCCCGCATGGGCAAAGACGTGCTGGGCACCGCCGCGACAGGTTCCGGCAAGACCGTGGCCTTTTTGCTGCCGGTCATCGAGCGCCTCCTGACCCAGCGGGCACGCGGCACCCGCGCTCTGGTGCTGGCCCCCACCCGCGAACTGGCCGCACAAATTGAAGAAGTCGCCCGCTTCCTGATCGCCAACACCCACCTCAAGGTCGTCAGCATTTTCGGCGGCGTCTCGCAGGGGCCCCAGCAAAAAGCGCTGCGGGCCGGCACCGACATCGTGATCGCCACGCCGGGCCGCCTGCTCGACCACATCGGTCAGGGCAACATCAATTTCAGCGCCCTCGAAGTGCTGGTGCTCGATGAAGCCGACAGAATGCTCGACCTGGGCTTCTTGCCCGACATCCGCCGGGTGCTGCGCGTCTTGCCTGACAAGCGCCAGACCTTGCTGTTCTCGGCCACCATGCCCGACAGCATTCTCAAATTGGCCGGCGAGTTTCAGCACCACCCGGTGCGTGTGGGCGTCAAGCACCAGGGCCGCACCAACGACAAGATCGCCGAGGCGCTGTTTCCGGTTCACGGCGAACTCAAGTCCAAGCTGCTGATCGGCCTGCTGGCCGACGCCGAGGTCAACATGGACAGCGTGCTGGTGTTTACCCGCACCAAGCACCGCGCCAACCGCCTGGCCGAGCAACTGGTCAACGCCGGAATCAGCGCCGAGCGCATTCACGGCAACCGCTCGCAAAATGCCCGCACCGAAGCGCTCTCAGGCTTCAAGAGCGGCAAATACCGGGTGCTGGTCGCCACCGACATCGCCGCACGCGGCATCGACATCGATTCGCTGGGTCACGTGGTGAACTTCGACGTGCCAGTGGCCGCCGAGGACTACGTTCACCGCGCGGGCCGCACCGCCCGCGCCGGCAAGACCGGCACCGCCTTTACCCTGGTCAGCCCGCAGGAAGAAGATGAAATCCGCAGCATCGAGCGCTTCACCAAGCGCACCCTGACCCGCCGCAACTTGGAAGGCTTTGATTACCACGCCAAAGTCGAAGCCAAGTTGGAGCAGCCCCGTCCCGCTCAAGGTGGACGCGGCAGGGGCCAGGGGCAACGCAGCAGCGGTGGACAGACTCAGGCCCGCAGCGGCGGAGCAGGAAGTCAGGGTGGGCAGGGCGGCGGTGGCCAGCGCCAGAGCCGCCCTGCTGACAGCCGCAACGCCGCACCCCGAAATGACGCGGGCAGAAGTGACGTGGGTGGCGGGCGTGTGGGGCCGCAACCGGCTCGCCGCCGCCGCTAA